Proteins from a single region of Candidatus Hydrogenedentota bacterium:
- a CDS encoding GNAT family N-acetyltransferase, which yields MTLISRVSASEVYPIREQVLRPDQPPEAAVFPGDELESTAHLGIYEEGSLVGIASLYQEGPEGYGLDNAWRLRGMAVLPEHHGHGLGSKLVHACMAYAAAHGGEQLWCNARVNARPFYEHLGLNIEGEAFDIPGVGPHYRMICPL from the coding sequence ATGACGCTAATCAGCCGGGTGTCCGCGAGTGAGGTCTATCCCATACGAGAGCAAGTGCTGCGGCCAGACCAGCCCCCAGAGGCCGCAGTGTTCCCGGGGGATGAACTGGAAAGTACGGCCCACCTCGGAATCTACGAGGAGGGCTCCCTGGTGGGGATAGCCTCCCTCTACCAGGAAGGCCCCGAGGGCTATGGCCTCGACAACGCCTGGCGCCTGCGCGGCATGGCGGTCCTGCCCGAACACCACGGCCACGGGCTCGGGAGTAAGCTCGTCCACGCCTGCATGGCCTATGCCGCGGCCCACGGCGGCGAACAGCTCTGGTGCAACGCCCGGGTAAACGCGCGGCCGTTCTACGAGCATCTGGGACTCAATATCGAGGGCGAGGCGTTCGACATTCCGGGCGTAGGGCCGCATTACCGGATGATCTGCCCGCTCTAA
- a CDS encoding superoxide dismutase — MAFELPPLPYAFDALEPHIDAKTMEIHHDKHHAAYVAGLNGALEGLDGYEGKSVEAILAAISEVPEAKRQAVINHGGGHANHTLFWNILSGSGGGAPSGDLAAAIDAAFDSFDNFKEQFSNAAKTRFGSGWAWLVVNSAGQLEVLSTPNQDSPLMNGKTPILGLDVWEHAYYLNYQNRRPDYVSAFWNVVNWTKVAALYAAAKG, encoded by the coding sequence ATGGCATTTGAGCTACCTCCCCTACCGTACGCATTCGACGCGCTCGAACCCCATATTGACGCCAAGACGATGGAAATCCACCACGACAAGCATCACGCGGCGTACGTTGCGGGGCTGAACGGCGCGCTGGAGGGCCTGGACGGGTACGAGGGCAAGTCCGTGGAAGCGATCCTCGCCGCGATCAGCGAGGTGCCGGAGGCCAAGCGCCAGGCGGTCATCAACCATGGCGGCGGGCACGCGAACCACACGCTGTTCTGGAACATTTTGAGCGGGTCGGGCGGCGGCGCGCCATCGGGCGATCTGGCGGCGGCGATCGACGCGGCGTTCGACAGCTTCGATAACTTCAAGGAGCAGTTCTCGAACGCGGCGAAGACGCGTTTTGGCAGCGGCTGGGCGTGGCTCGTGGTAAACAGCGCGGGGCAGCTTGAAGTGCTGAGCACGCCGAACCAGGACTCCCCCCTCATGAATGGCAAGACGCCGATTCTGGGGCTGGACGTGTGGGAGCACGCGTACTACCTGAATTACCAGAACCGGCGCCCGGACTACGTGTCCGCGTTCTGGAATGTGGTGAATTGGACGAAGGTGGCGGCGCTGTACGCGGCGGCGAAGGGCTGA
- a CDS encoding HlyC/CorC family transporter produces MAIFVFSVLFALGLSAICSLLEATLLSYTSSQVAALEARRPRTGRIWRRFKDNVEKPIAVILVVNTTAHTVGATLAGSQSEKIFTFQGGVLVFSGIFTYLMLQFTEILPKTLGVRYNAALAPFIAAPLDLLIRVMAPVLWFIQLVNRPFSSRQQSGEDTTLQEIAALAASAPLMDPHLARMIRAASEMESIRVRQIMTPRTEVLYLCIDDPMDEILATMKRCPFTRLPLCRESIDDVIGMVHVKDLVKVLDLSPRRASRSGESEAMPTGEGELHVIGQGVIHLDAIKRDVLFLPEHTNVLEALRRFQEARLHLAVIVDEYGSTMGIVTLEDVIEEMVGDIRDEFDLFAGDMMKKEGDAYRISGRFPLHEMAHHIPNLSIDHTEEDVDTAGGYISQLLGKVPVPGESVNVGPYTWTVTAADVRRVREILLEPRPDAKGSAGDSNSED; encoded by the coding sequence ATGGCCATATTCGTCTTCAGTGTCCTTTTCGCACTGGGCCTTTCCGCAATCTGCTCCCTGCTGGAAGCCACGCTCCTGAGCTATACCTCCAGCCAGGTGGCCGCCCTGGAGGCAAGGCGTCCGCGCACGGGCCGGATCTGGCGCCGCTTCAAGGATAATGTCGAAAAGCCCATTGCCGTGATCCTGGTGGTCAATACCACGGCGCACACGGTGGGCGCGACGCTGGCCGGATCGCAATCGGAGAAGATCTTCACGTTCCAGGGGGGCGTCCTCGTGTTTTCGGGGATCTTCACCTACCTGATGCTTCAATTCACGGAGATTCTCCCCAAGACCCTGGGGGTCCGCTACAACGCCGCCCTGGCGCCGTTCATCGCCGCGCCGCTGGATTTGCTCATTCGCGTCATGGCGCCGGTGCTCTGGTTTATCCAGCTGGTGAACCGGCCTTTTTCCAGCCGCCAGCAGAGCGGCGAGGACACTACGTTGCAAGAGATCGCCGCGCTGGCCGCGAGCGCGCCCCTGATGGACCCGCACCTCGCCCGGATGATCCGCGCCGCCTCTGAAATGGAGAGCATCCGTGTCCGGCAGATCATGACGCCGCGAACGGAGGTGCTCTACCTGTGCATCGACGATCCGATGGACGAAATTCTCGCGACAATGAAGCGCTGCCCCTTCACGCGGCTGCCGCTTTGCCGGGAGTCGATCGACGACGTCATCGGGATGGTCCATGTAAAGGATCTGGTGAAGGTGCTGGATCTTTCGCCCCGGAGGGCGTCGCGATCCGGAGAATCCGAAGCCATGCCGACGGGCGAGGGCGAGTTGCATGTAATCGGCCAGGGCGTGATCCATCTCGACGCCATCAAGCGCGATGTATTGTTTCTCCCGGAACATACGAATGTTCTGGAGGCGCTTCGGCGGTTTCAGGAGGCGCGCCTGCACCTGGCCGTCATCGTGGATGAATACGGCTCGACCATGGGGATCGTCACGCTGGAGGACGTCATCGAGGAGATGGTGGGCGACATCCGCGACGAGTTCGACCTGTTTGCGGGCGACATGATGAAAAAAGAGGGCGACGCCTACCGCATCAGCGGGCGTTTTCCGCTGCACGAGATGGCGCACCACATCCCCAACCTCAGTATCGACCACACCGAAGAGGATGTGGACACCGCGGGCGGCTACATCTCGCAATTGCTCGGCAAGGTTCCTGTCCCTGGTGAAAGCGTCAACGTGGGCCCCTATACGTGGACCGTAACAGCGGCGGATGTGCGGCGGGTGCGCGAGATCCTGCTGGAGCCGCGGCCGGACGCGAAGGGGTCGGCGGGAGATTCGAATTCCGAGGACTAA
- a CDS encoding CHAD domain-containing protein, producing MTQPCHTGPEAAIAAIRAQVAIIHAMAPGVSELDPGAIHDMRVASRRLRMAIRVYQPYLDPRDGKQLRKQAKKITGALGIRRELDVMAAMLREHREETRTIWRRFMDHAIEVIERRREAQAPYCQEAVALAADLAGQEGLDGLLRGAPEAGGCLISLAQSELRVAFQLARHARRAWKQSGDAEDLHQVRIELKHLRYACEFHAGLFGEPMAAFIGRVKGAQNLLGEWNECRLLEDMVLTLGNAADYRLAQGAPLVAEAYGNRAGDLAEQFREAGKALLGRRAAREFKRLVKHPAAACCNPGM from the coding sequence ATGACCCAACCCTGCCACACCGGCCCCGAGGCGGCTATCGCCGCCATCCGCGCGCAGGTGGCGATCATCCACGCGATGGCCCCCGGGGTTTCCGAACTCGATCCGGGGGCGATCCACGACATGCGGGTGGCGTCGCGCCGGCTGCGCATGGCGATCCGCGTTTACCAGCCGTACCTCGATCCGCGCGACGGCAAGCAACTCCGCAAGCAGGCGAAGAAGATCACCGGCGCCCTCGGAATACGTCGGGAATTGGATGTTATGGCCGCCATGCTCCGGGAACATCGGGAAGAAACACGGACGATCTGGCGACGTTTCATGGATCACGCGATCGAGGTCATCGAGCGGCGGCGGGAAGCCCAGGCCCCCTACTGTCAGGAGGCGGTGGCGCTGGCGGCGGATCTGGCGGGGCAGGAAGGGCTGGATGGCTTGCTGCGCGGGGCGCCGGAGGCGGGGGGCTGCCTCATTTCGCTTGCCCAGTCCGAATTGCGGGTGGCGTTTCAGCTTGCCCGGCATGCGCGGCGCGCGTGGAAGCAGAGCGGCGACGCGGAGGACCTGCATCAGGTGCGGATTGAACTGAAGCACCTGCGCTACGCCTGCGAGTTTCACGCGGGACTCTTCGGCGAGCCGATGGCGGCATTCATCGGCCGGGTCAAGGGCGCGCAGAACCTGCTGGGCGAATGGAACGAGTGCCGGCTGCTGGAGGACATGGTGCTCACGCTGGGCAACGCGGCCGACTACCGGCTGGCGCAGGGCGCGCCGTTGGTGGCGGAGGCCTACGGCAACCGCGCCGGCGATCTCGCGGAGCAATTCCGCGAGGCGGGAAAAGCGCTGCTGGGACGCCGCGCGGCGCGGGAATTCAAGCGGCTGGTGAAACATCCCGCCGCGGCATGCTGCAACCCGGGGATGTAG
- a CDS encoding DegT/DnrJ/EryC1/StrS family aminotransferase translates to MNVPLLDLQAQLAPIEADIKRAVLSVVESGRYIMGPEVEGLEAEIAAYCGSAHAVGVTSGTDALLAALMAFDVGPGDLVVTTPYSFFATAGVVARLNATPVLVDIDPVSYNIDPVALEAWFEANPDAAERVKAVMPVHLYGQCADMDPILAVAARYGVPVIEDGAQAIGATYPGAAGVKKAGAMGAIGCFSFFPSKNLGCLGDGGMLVTDDGDLAEKLRRLRNHGMEPKYYHDLIGGNFRLDAIQAAVLRVKLKHLERWHGMRRENAAFYDAHFTRPEIGLPVTVWGREHHIYNQYIVRIAGGRDGAKDHLLKNQVGCDIYYPIPFHLQACFRYLGYREGDFPHAEKAARETLAIPIYPELDDNMKQRVVDVLEGYFA, encoded by the coding sequence ATGAATGTCCCCCTGCTCGACCTGCAAGCGCAGCTGGCCCCCATCGAAGCCGATATCAAGCGCGCGGTCCTCTCCGTGGTGGAGTCCGGCCGTTACATTATGGGCCCCGAGGTGGAAGGGCTGGAAGCGGAAATCGCGGCCTATTGCGGCTCCGCCCATGCCGTCGGCGTCACCTCCGGCACCGATGCGCTGCTCGCCGCCCTCATGGCCTTCGACGTCGGCCCGGGAGACCTGGTGGTCACCACGCCCTATTCCTTCTTCGCCACCGCGGGGGTCGTTGCGCGCCTGAATGCGACGCCCGTGCTCGTCGATATCGACCCGGTCAGCTACAACATCGATCCCGTCGCGCTCGAAGCCTGGTTTGAAGCCAATCCAGACGCGGCGGAGCGGGTGAAAGCCGTCATGCCGGTGCACCTGTACGGCCAGTGCGCGGACATGGACCCGATTCTGGCGGTGGCCGCGCGCTACGGCGTGCCCGTCATCGAGGATGGCGCCCAGGCCATCGGCGCAACGTACCCGGGCGCGGCGGGCGTGAAAAAGGCCGGCGCCATGGGCGCAATCGGCTGTTTTTCCTTCTTTCCGAGCAAAAACCTCGGCTGCCTCGGCGATGGGGGCATGCTGGTGACGGACGATGGGGATCTGGCCGAGAAGCTGCGGCGCCTGCGAAACCACGGGATGGAACCGAAGTACTACCACGATCTTATCGGGGGTAATTTCCGGCTCGACGCCATCCAGGCCGCCGTGCTGCGGGTCAAGCTGAAGCATCTCGAACGCTGGCACGGGATGCGCCGGGAAAACGCGGCATTCTACGACGCCCATTTCACCCGCCCGGAAATCGGTCTGCCCGTGACCGTCTGGGGGCGCGAGCATCACATCTACAATCAGTACATTGTCCGCATCGCCGGCGGACGGGACGGGGCGAAGGATCACCTGCTGAAGAACCAGGTGGGCTGCGATATCTACTACCCGATACCCTTCCACCTGCAAGCCTGCTTCCGCTACCTCGGCTACCGCGAAGGCGATTTTCCCCATGCCGAAAAAGCCGCCCGAGAAACGCTCGCCATCCCCATCTACCCCGAACTCGACGACAACATGAAACAACGCGTGGTGGACGTCCTGGAAGGCTACTTCGCCTGA
- a CDS encoding HDOD domain-containing protein: MSQDRTTTTRSPAAPRRIGELLVREGLITPGQLQEALEKQRSEGGKIVENLIALGHMDTGAFVRFLSHQPGTVSIDLLNYTIPQDVIQLVDRDFALKHEVLPIDKMGKNLSVGMACPLDAATVAELEQKTGLRVRPFLVAVSDVRTALKRYYNVEVGSPDSYTIDGDKNVALSARVVAAPAAPISLVESGLKFEKVVHLIRKVSSLPALPETVSKVREAIEHPDTSTDQVAAIIGQDPSLAAKVVSLANSAAYAFTHKVQTIERATALLGLREVYSVVLASAVIEYFDKGSGFDYKRFWTRSMTCATACREIARIKRKNGASALFAAGLVHDIGRAALATIAPKPYTQVDQELPDDLLIVEENEHFGIAHPEVGYMLADGWGLPREIKEPIRFHHDFKSAQAAHAQVAVVALGACIADLPAGLDPAAAARAGETHAELLEILEMDGGAFAVLYQRTMDLMSEQQQIGG, from the coding sequence TTGTCACAGGATAGAACCACCACTACCCGGTCGCCCGCCGCCCCGCGCCGTATTGGCGAACTGCTGGTGCGGGAGGGCCTTATCACGCCCGGACAGCTTCAGGAGGCCCTGGAAAAGCAGCGGAGCGAAGGAGGCAAAATCGTCGAGAACCTCATCGCCCTGGGGCACATGGACACCGGCGCCTTCGTGCGCTTCCTTTCCCACCAACCCGGGACCGTCAGTATCGATCTCCTGAATTACACGATCCCGCAGGACGTCATCCAACTCGTCGATCGCGATTTCGCGCTCAAGCACGAGGTGTTGCCGATCGACAAAATGGGGAAGAACCTCTCCGTGGGCATGGCGTGCCCGCTCGACGCCGCCACCGTCGCCGAACTCGAGCAGAAAACCGGATTGCGCGTCCGCCCCTTCCTCGTGGCGGTATCCGACGTGCGCACCGCGCTCAAGCGCTATTACAACGTCGAAGTAGGGTCCCCGGATAGCTACACGATCGACGGCGACAAGAACGTGGCCCTCTCCGCCCGGGTCGTGGCGGCGCCCGCCGCCCCGATCTCGCTGGTGGAAAGCGGCCTGAAGTTCGAGAAAGTCGTACACCTGATCCGAAAGGTGAGTTCCCTGCCCGCCCTCCCCGAGACCGTTTCGAAAGTCCGGGAGGCCATTGAACATCCCGACACCTCCACCGACCAGGTCGCCGCGATCATCGGGCAGGACCCTTCCCTCGCCGCGAAGGTCGTGAGCCTGGCGAATTCCGCCGCCTACGCCTTCACGCACAAGGTGCAGACCATCGAACGCGCGACGGCGCTCCTCGGGCTGCGGGAAGTCTATTCGGTGGTCCTCGCGTCGGCGGTCATCGAGTACTTCGACAAGGGCTCCGGGTTCGACTATAAGCGTTTCTGGACCCGCTCGATGACCTGCGCCACCGCGTGCCGCGAAATCGCGCGCATAAAGCGAAAAAACGGCGCCAGCGCGCTCTTTGCCGCCGGGCTCGTGCACGATATCGGCCGCGCGGCCCTGGCGACCATTGCGCCGAAGCCCTACACGCAGGTCGATCAGGAATTGCCCGACGACCTGCTGATTGTCGAGGAAAACGAGCACTTCGGGATCGCCCATCCCGAAGTGGGCTACATGCTCGCCGACGGATGGGGGCTGCCGCGGGAAATCAAGGAACCCATCCGTTTTCACCACGATTTCAAGAGTGCTCAGGCCGCCCACGCGCAGGTTGCGGTGGTCGCCCTCGGCGCGTGCATCGCGGATCTCCCCGCCGGGCTCGATCCGGCCGCGGCCGCCCGGGCAGGCGAAACACACGCGGAATTGCTGGAAATTCTTGAGATGGATGGCGGCGCGTTCGCGGTTCTGTATCAGCGAACAATGGACTTGATGAGCGAACAGCAGCAAATCGGCGGTTGA
- a CDS encoding ThuA domain-containing protein yields MRTSFVAMVAFMTLASFAARAEADPLRVLFFSKSAGFEHDVVKVKDGQPCHVETVIAPLIEGMGGTLVSTKDGAILTAEKLKDFDVVIFYTTEDLCKTDAADGSPPAGPDAMPALLEWVEAGGGLVGFHCASDTWHRERNQFAPESPYLDVIGGEFRGHGAQFVGTLRVVDPEHPTMARLKDGWKINDEWYLFSHLQKETMRVLALLDPAEEREKQEMYRVPDYPVIWCSASGKGRVFYNAMGHRDDVWTNPDFKAHFEDTIRWAGGEGETRAEPNWSEVVPPELDPLTGAAR; encoded by the coding sequence ATGCGAACGTCGTTCGTGGCTATGGTGGCCTTTATGACCCTTGCAAGTTTTGCCGCGCGTGCGGAGGCGGACCCGCTCCGGGTCCTCTTTTTCAGCAAGTCGGCGGGTTTTGAGCACGATGTGGTCAAAGTGAAAGACGGCCAGCCCTGCCACGTCGAGACCGTCATCGCCCCCCTGATAGAGGGTATGGGCGGCACGCTGGTCTCCACGAAAGACGGGGCCATCCTCACCGCCGAAAAGCTGAAGGACTTTGATGTCGTCATCTTCTACACCACCGAAGACCTCTGCAAGACCGATGCCGCGGATGGCTCGCCCCCCGCGGGCCCGGACGCCATGCCGGCCCTCCTGGAATGGGTAGAGGCGGGCGGCGGCCTGGTGGGCTTCCATTGCGCGAGCGACACGTGGCACCGAGAGCGAAACCAGTTTGCGCCGGAATCCCCCTATCTCGACGTGATCGGCGGCGAGTTTCGCGGCCACGGCGCCCAGTTCGTCGGCACGCTGCGCGTGGTCGACCCGGAACACCCAACGATGGCGCGGCTCAAGGACGGCTGGAAGATCAATGACGAGTGGTACCTCTTCTCCCACCTTCAGAAGGAGACGATGCGCGTGCTGGCCCTGCTCGATCCGGCGGAGGAACGCGAAAAGCAGGAGATGTATCGGGTGCCGGACTACCCCGTCATCTGGTGCAGCGCCTCGGGAAAGGGCCGCGTGTTCTACAACGCGATGGGGCACCGCGACGACGTCTGGACAAACCCCGACTTCAAGGCGCATTTCGAAGACACGATCCGGTGGGCCGGCGGCGAAGGCGAAACCCGCGCCGAACCGAACTGGAGCGAGGTTGTGCCCCCCGAACTGGATCCCCTGACCGGCGCAGCCCGCTGA